GCGAAATTGAGCCAAACAAACAGAGTCCTTGATTTTGCCGCGCCACGCTGGAAGCAGACGAAGCCTCATTACATCAATCCATCGAGGTTTCGGCGACGAATAACCAACGAGAATCACAATGATGTGGGGGACCGAATGGAACAGGCAGCAGCGCTAACAGAGGTGATCGCCATCAAGGGCATCATCCAGGACCAACACCCCGTGGATTTCCACGCACTGGGTGTCGCAGGATGCATCGACAGACTTGCTGCGCCGCTTCGACGCTCCGGCGTGACTGTCCACTGGCACACACCCCACCACGGCATCGAGATCTCGTCCGCATCCGCCGCCCTGCTGTACCACGTAGCCCAGGAGACCTTCAGCAACACCCTGAACTACGCCGACGCCAGCGAACTGACCATCCGTCTCAATGCCGTCTACCACGGAATCCAAATGACGATTATGGACAACGGCAAAGGTTTCGAAATCCACGCCGCCCCCAGCGGCCGCCGCCACGGCTTCGGCCTGCTGCTGATGTCCATTGCAGTGCACGACGCCGGAGGGTCCGTTGAGATCGACTCCGGGGCTGGGCGGGGCACCAGTGTGAGGGTCACACTGCCACTGGATTGAGTCCAATTTGCGACCTTTTTGGGCTCCCAAACCATGGATTGGCGGCGTCCCCGGACGTATTCTGTAGCTACTTTTCAGCCTGACATCTCGACGGAATGGCACGAAATGGCGCGGAACAAGGGTCCCCGGTTAGGTCTTGGCAAGGTCCTTCTGAGGATCTTCGGGTTTTTTTTCGTGAGCGCCCTCTGCGGGGTGCTGATCTGCGGCTTCATGGTGCCGGTGGTTCAGTTCACCAGCACTACTATGGGCGGTTCCATCGGCTTTTACGAAAGCCTGCCCAGCCAACTCGACGTTGATTCGCCATCCCTTTCCAGCAATGTAGTCACTGCTGACGGCCAGCACATCGCCACGTTCTATGCAGAGAACCGGGTGAAGGTACCCCTGGACCAGATGTCACCCTTCATTCGGCAAGCGATCGTGGCAATCGAAGACAGTCGCTTCTACGAGCATCCAGGTGTTGATACGCAGGGCATCATCCGTGCGCTGACATCCAACGTGACCAAGGGGACCCGACAGGGCGCGTCGACCCTGACCCAGCAATACGTCACCAACGTGCTGAACGAGTCCCGCCTCTCGAAGGGCCGGCCCGAGGATGTGGTG
This genomic stretch from Micrococcaceae bacterium Sec5.1 harbors:
- a CDS encoding ATP-binding protein, with the translated sequence MEQAAALTEVIAIKGIIQDQHPVDFHALGVAGCIDRLAAPLRRSGVTVHWHTPHHGIEISSASAALLYHVAQETFSNTLNYADASELTIRLNAVYHGIQMTIMDNGKGFEIHAAPSGRRHGFGLLLMSIAVHDAGGSVEIDSGAGRGTSVRVTLPLD